The Dehalobacter sp. DCM sequence ATAAAAAATACTTTACGCCAGGCGGAAAGCTTTTAGGCAAATTTGTCGGGGCAGATATTGATATCAACTGGGAAAGTATTGCCCGCCTTGGCGAACTTGCATATCGCTGCAATTTATGCCGCCGTTGCGCACAAACTTGTCCGCTTGGCCTGGATAATGGTACGTTAACGCATGAAATCAGAAAAATATTTAGTCAGGAAATGGGTATTGCGCCGACCGCATTGCATACGAAGGGTACCGAGCTCCAATTAAAAACCGGTTCTTCCACGGGAATGAATAAACTTGCTTTTTTGGATACAATCGAATTTCTTGAGGAAGAGATCGAGGAAAAAACAGGACGCAAAATTAAAATTCCAATTGACAAAAAGGGCGCTGATTTTCTCTTGACACATAACGCCGGAGAATATTTGGCCTGGCCTGAAAATCCGGCGGCTTTTGCTATTCTTTTTGAGGAGGCAGGACTCAATTGGACCCTTAGCAGTTCAATGATTGGTTATGATAATGTGAATTATGGTATTTGGTATGACGATACGATGGCCAGAAAAGTAGCTCTGCAACAGTTCGAGGCAGCCAAAGAGTTGGGTATCCAGCGCATTGTTATCGGAGAATGCGGGCATGCCCATAAAGCTGGAATTGTAAGCAGCGATCGCATGACATATGGTGAAGATAAAGTTCGTGTTGAAAGCTGTCTGCCGCTTTTATGGGAGCTTGTGGAAACAAAACGCCTAACCTTTAATCCGGAAAAAAATAATTTCCCTGTGACGCTGCACGATCCATGCAATATTGTTCGCCATATGGGTATTGTCCAGCCCCAGAGAAATATATTAAAAGCAATTTGCCCCCAATTCAGGGAGATGACACCGCACGGTGTAGATAATTATTGCTGCGGTGGCGGTAGTGGCTTTGCGGTGATGCAATCATTAAACTTTCCGGATTTCCGTAATAAGATCAGCACGCGCATGAAATTTCAACAGATCTTGAATGCCTTTGACGAAGAGTTGGTTACCAATACCGACATCGTCAAATATGTCTGTGCACCTTGTTCCAACTGCAAAGGAGCGATTCGGGATATGCTGGAGTATTATCAGGCAACAGACCGATTCAATATTCACTATGGCGGGCTGGTGGAGTTAATGGTCAATGCGTTGACTACCTTGGAACAGCCCTATTTAACATTCACAGACGAATAATTTTTTTTTGTGTGAATATTTGGCGGTAAAGAGGCAAGCCTGTTTTTGTGAAATATGTGATAAATAACGTAAGGCGTTGTACGAATTTGAGGAGGTGTATTTTATATGAAAGTTGTGATTATCGGTGGTGTTGCGGCAGGTCCCAAGACGGCTGCGCGTTTAAGGAGATTAATGCCGGATGCCGAAATTACCGTTATTGAGCAAGGTGACGTTATTTCTTACGGCTCCTGCGGATTACCTCTCTATATTGGCAACCTGGTTCCGGATATTATGGACCTCATGACGACATCCTCCGGCAGTGTCCGAGACCGTGAATTTTTTGCGGATACCAAAAATGTCAAAGTTCTTAATAATACCCGGGCTGAAGCAATCAACCGAGAGAAAAAATCAGCACGTATCCATAACCTTATTTCAGGGCAGCAGGAAGATTTCTCTTATGATTATTTGGTTCTGGCGACCGGAGCAAAACCTGTTGTTCCGAACATACCGGGAAAGGATCTTCCGGGAGTATTCAGTCTTCATCATCCGCAAGATGCGCAGGCTATTCGTGAATTGGTACGTGTAAAAAAAATCAAGCACGTCACAATTATTGGTGCAGGTTTGATTGGGATGGAAGTAGCGGATGCATTAGCAGGACCCCGTTTGAAAGTAACAATCTGCGAAGCTTTGCCTCAAATTTTGCCGAAATTGCTGGATGCGGATATGGCAGCGATGGTGGAGCGGCAAGTCCGGGCAAAGGGCGTCGAAATATTTTTAGGGTCAGCCGTTCAATCGTTAATTGCCGGAGAAGACGGCGCAGTGGCGAAAGTCAAAACAGCGACTGGCGAAATCGATACCGAGGCAGTCATTCTTGCGATCGGGATGCGGCCGGCAGTAGAGCTTGCCCGTGATGCCGGGTTAAGTATAGGAATTACCGGAGCGATCAAAGTGAATTCCCAGCTTCAGACGGATGATCCGTATATCTATGCGGGCGGCGATTGTGTAGAAAATTTAGATCTCATAACAGGTGAGCCGATATACTCCCCGCTGGCATCGACGGCCAATAAGCATGGCAGAGTCATCGCCAATAATATCGCTGGTCAAACAACAGTATTTCCGGGCGTTAATAAAACATCGGTATTGCAATGTTTTGATTACAATATTGGACGCACAGGTTTAGGGGAAGATGAGGCTATCCATAAGGGATTTGAAACCAGCACCGTCCTTATTTCGGGCTATGACGCAACGCATTATTTTCCGATGCATGACAAGGTAAAGGTAAAGCTAATCGCTGAGAAAAAGTCCGGAAAGATTTTGGGAGCTCAGGTACTTGGTGAAGGGGAAGTCATCAAACGTCTGGATGTTTTAGTAACGGCTATGAAATACGGCGCTGACCTGGAGGACGTAGCCAGTCTGGATTTGGGTTATGCACCACCGTTCTCCACAGCTATCGATTTAGTGGCTCATGCAGCCAATGCCTTGCAGAATAAAATCAAGGGTCTTGTTCCCAGTGTATCCACTCAAGAACTCATGATGATGTTGCAAAATAAAGAGAGTTTTCAATTTCTTGATATCCGTACTTGGGACGAAATTCAAAACAAGCCAATCTCTTATGAGAATAAAATAGAAATACCCCTTAATGAACTTAATAAACGCTGGCCGGATTTACCAGCCAACCAAAAACTCATCACAGTATGCGAATTGGGGATCCGCGGGTTTGAGGCGGCTTGTTTGCTTAAGGGCAAAGGAATGAGTAATGTATTTTTTCTGGAAGGCGGAGTTTCTGCCTTGGCTTCGGATTAAGTTAGTGTCGCTAATGATTATGTGTATCAGTTTGGAGGTGATTTTATGTATATTGTTTCGATCAATGAAGATCTATGTTCAGGCTGCAATCAATGTGCACCGAATTGTCCGGCTAAAATACTTGGCTTTGAAGACGGAAAAGCTGTCATTACCGGTGACGACAGCGAATGCATGGGCTGTGAGTCCTGTGTCGTTGTTTGTCCGACAGAGGCAATTTCTATCATGGAAATTTAATTCAGTAAAAATTAAGAAATTGGAGGCAATACAATACCATGACAGAGAAAAAAACACCCCAAATGGAT is a genomic window containing:
- a CDS encoding (Fe-S)-binding protein, coding for MSHSSEIQPKDIAKPVDKLGEVYSLMVLSAPYDKEGMEPDLKEPKDSWKTKFCASLDGFIALDTLVRPSTSEEEDEFVQKFINGLAKLFADSNNNFLQPLQLTMDYCAKCNTCSEACHVFEATNRHELYRPIFRSEVFRKIYKKYFTPGGKLLGKFVGADIDINWESIARLGELAYRCNLCRRCAQTCPLGLDNGTLTHEIRKIFSQEMGIAPTALHTKGTELQLKTGSSTGMNKLAFLDTIEFLEEEIEEKTGRKIKIPIDKKGADFLLTHNAGEYLAWPENPAAFAILFEEAGLNWTLSSSMIGYDNVNYGIWYDDTMARKVALQQFEAAKELGIQRIVIGECGHAHKAGIVSSDRMTYGEDKVRVESCLPLLWELVETKRLTFNPEKNNFPVTLHDPCNIVRHMGIVQPQRNILKAICPQFREMTPHGVDNYCCGGGSGFAVMQSLNFPDFRNKISTRMKFQQILNAFDEELVTNTDIVKYVCAPCSNCKGAIRDMLEYYQATDRFNIHYGGLVELMVNALTTLEQPYLTFTDE
- a CDS encoding FAD-dependent oxidoreductase, with protein sequence MKVVIIGGVAAGPKTAARLRRLMPDAEITVIEQGDVISYGSCGLPLYIGNLVPDIMDLMTTSSGSVRDREFFADTKNVKVLNNTRAEAINREKKSARIHNLISGQQEDFSYDYLVLATGAKPVVPNIPGKDLPGVFSLHHPQDAQAIRELVRVKKIKHVTIIGAGLIGMEVADALAGPRLKVTICEALPQILPKLLDADMAAMVERQVRAKGVEIFLGSAVQSLIAGEDGAVAKVKTATGEIDTEAVILAIGMRPAVELARDAGLSIGITGAIKVNSQLQTDDPYIYAGGDCVENLDLITGEPIYSPLASTANKHGRVIANNIAGQTTVFPGVNKTSVLQCFDYNIGRTGLGEDEAIHKGFETSTVLISGYDATHYFPMHDKVKVKLIAEKKSGKILGAQVLGEGEVIKRLDVLVTAMKYGADLEDVASLDLGYAPPFSTAIDLVAHAANALQNKIKGLVPSVSTQELMMMLQNKESFQFLDIRTWDEIQNKPISYENKIEIPLNELNKRWPDLPANQKLITVCELGIRGFEAACLLKGKGMSNVFFLEGGVSALASD
- a CDS encoding indolepyruvate ferredoxin oxidoreductase subunit alpha, whose product is MYIVSINEDLCSGCNQCAPNCPAKILGFEDGKAVITGDDSECMGCESCVVVCPTEAISIMEI